The proteins below are encoded in one region of Sulfurospirillum tamanense:
- the cmr4 gene encoding type III-B CRISPR module RAMP protein Cmr4 — MTALLYGLNARTSIAAGTGQNLGTIDLPIMREAPTGYPVIFGSALKGAMRAKMEKDVNENVAKWVFGDDAKGGSEYAGALIVSDARILLLPVRSMTTHFKLVTCPYVLERFKKDALMVGKKLNWNVPTVGEEEVLVVAGGEDKLYLEEYALSVEKKNLDAVIEALAKVMDEGAEEVLKQQLVIVSDSMFGHLSQFATPVNAHIKINNANKTVQKGALWYEESLPPETVLYSVLIANSARDNSGNDRDATKAQMRALLHGKYLQVGGNETVGMGWCKGVCYE; from the coding sequence ATGACAGCGTTACTTTATGGACTCAATGCACGAACTTCGATTGCGGCAGGAACAGGACAAAACTTAGGCACGATTGATTTGCCCATCATGCGCGAAGCTCCCACGGGCTATCCTGTGATATTTGGCTCAGCCTTAAAAGGTGCTATGCGTGCCAAGATGGAAAAAGATGTTAACGAAAATGTGGCCAAATGGGTGTTTGGTGATGATGCAAAAGGTGGCTCAGAGTATGCTGGGGCACTCATCGTCTCAGACGCACGTATCTTGCTCTTGCCTGTGCGTTCTATGACGACACATTTTAAGCTAGTCACTTGCCCTTATGTGTTGGAGCGGTTTAAAAAAGACGCCTTAATGGTGGGAAAAAAACTAAACTGGAATGTTCCTACTGTGGGCGAAGAAGAGGTGCTAGTTGTGGCAGGGGGTGAGGATAAACTATATCTTGAAGAGTACGCACTGAGTGTAGAAAAGAAAAATCTTGATGCGGTGATAGAAGCACTTGCAAAGGTGATGGATGAGGGTGCAGAAGAGGTTTTGAAACAACAGCTTGTAATCGTCAGTGATAGCATGTTTGGTCATTTGAGCCAGTTTGCTACCCCTGTGAATGCCCATATTAAAATCAATAATGCAAACAAAACTGTCCAAAAAGGAGCCTTGTGGTACGAGGAGAGTTTGCCGCCAGAAACGGTGCTCTACTCTGTACTCATCGCCAATAGCGCAAGAGACAACAGCGGCAACGACCGTGATGCAACCAAGGCGCAGATGAGAGCATTACTTCATGGCAAATACCTCCAAGTAGGTGGCAATGAAACCGTGGGCATGGGATGGTGCAAAGGAGTGTGCTATGAGTAG
- the cmr5 gene encoding type III-B CRISPR module-associated protein Cmr5 — MSRQTIEQQRAAHALKAVQGVKSDKKFTSLANGLPTMVHVNGLGQAIAFCKGKTEEPYKEIVKMLSEWLCGKGRPFENTKPQDILTTITSRDMHTYRLAQVEAMAYLAWVKKFAKALIGEEKEGDDGKTYS, encoded by the coding sequence ATGAGTAGGCAAACCATCGAACAACAACGCGCCGCCCATGCACTAAAAGCGGTGCAAGGGGTTAAAAGTGACAAAAAATTTACCTCTTTGGCAAATGGACTGCCAACGATGGTACATGTAAATGGCTTAGGACAGGCGATTGCTTTTTGTAAGGGAAAAACAGAAGAGCCTTATAAGGAAATCGTAAAAATGCTCTCCGAATGGCTATGTGGCAAAGGAAGACCTTTTGAGAACACTAAGCCCCAAGATATTCTCACTACGATTACGAGTCGCGATATGCACACTTACCGTTTAGCCCAAGTAGAAGCAATGGCGTATCTAGCGTGGGTAAAGAAGTTTGCCAAGGCACTCATAGGTGAAGAGAAGGAGGGCGATGATGGCAAGACCTACTCATGA
- the cmr6 gene encoding type III-B CRISPR module RAMP protein Cmr6 — protein MMARPTHEKNSVSKRQIPLYEDHKDHQHPKQMHLGLLFDKFYEWKELGRPLKEQDKSGFLGKFQGQKGDEKVLEAASQRQIALIESLGGTCKVFKNEWHFVTGMGIDHPLENGLAWHPTLGLPYLAGSGVKGLVRSYCEQWLGWEKEKITQIFGSDDTKKPRAGEFIFFDAIPVKPVELTADVMTPHMGKWYEEGGKDSKKDGSNVPADWHTPVPISFLAVKSCSLLFGIAPRVKKENNEALKELFEALQQALEWLGAGAKTAAGYGHFVEDKKASKAIDEAKKQREQAAQEAKEKAEFETKLATLSPLEQVFLRLNNDPVTLVRALESGEFEGNEKEAAEKIKELMGNKYIENPDPKKKEKDKNVSRSIVINKWL, from the coding sequence ATGATGGCAAGACCTACTCATGAAAAGAACTCGGTGTCAAAAAGGCAGATACCTCTTTATGAAGACCATAAAGACCACCAACATCCAAAACAGATGCACCTTGGTTTGTTGTTTGACAAGTTTTACGAATGGAAAGAACTTGGGAGGCCACTTAAAGAGCAAGATAAAAGTGGTTTTTTGGGAAAATTCCAAGGTCAAAAGGGCGATGAAAAGGTTCTTGAAGCAGCAAGCCAAAGACAAATAGCCCTTATCGAATCCCTTGGCGGTACATGTAAAGTGTTTAAAAACGAATGGCATTTTGTAACAGGCATGGGTATAGACCATCCTTTAGAAAATGGACTAGCATGGCACCCTACGCTAGGGCTTCCTTATCTAGCAGGTAGTGGAGTAAAGGGGTTGGTGCGCTCTTATTGTGAGCAGTGGCTAGGATGGGAAAAAGAAAAAATCACGCAAATTTTTGGCTCAGATGATACAAAAAAACCACGTGCGGGTGAGTTTATTTTCTTTGATGCTATTCCTGTAAAGCCTGTGGAATTAACTGCAGATGTGATGACGCCACATATGGGTAAATGGTACGAAGAAGGAGGAAAGGATTCCAAAAAAGATGGCTCAAATGTGCCAGCGGATTGGCACACGCCTGTACCCATAAGCTTTTTGGCGGTAAAGTCATGCTCTTTGCTTTTTGGTATCGCCCCTCGTGTAAAAAAAGAGAACAATGAGGCATTAAAAGAGCTTTTTGAAGCATTGCAACAAGCCCTAGAATGGCTTGGGGCTGGAGCCAAAACCGCCGCAGGATACGGACACTTTGTGGAGGATAAGAAGGCAAGCAAGGCTATCGATGAGGCCAAAAAGCAACGCGAACAAGCAGCCCAAGAAGCTAAAGAAAAAGCAGAGTTTGAAACCAAGCTTGCTACACTCTCACCGCTTGAGCAAGTGTTTTTAAGGCTCAATAATGATCCAGTCACACTTGTAAGGGCACTTGAATCTGGAGAGTTTGAAGGCAATGAAAAAGAGGCGGCCGAGAAAATTAAAGAGTTGATGGGCAATAAATATATAGAAAATCCAGACCCCAAAAAAAAAGAAAAAGATAAAAATGTATCCCGTTCAATAGTGATTAACAAATGGCTCTAA
- a CDS encoding type III-B CRISPR module-associated Cmr3 family protein, with protein MKEIHFSPIDTWFFKEARPMGGFGGSEFSSVFPPPVRTLLGALRTYAGDFHGVKWSAYPQEYPKLKEIMGDAHSLGKLRCGGVFPLLGKKRLYPTPLHLVFVGEGENRTFSTMKIGEAIECDLGKVCLPTLPKTPKDEPRYKSAAELKSWIKEEDLLEILSGNIPNNLKLIDGKELFANESRVGIARDNKKRVVKEGMLYQTRHIRLKEDVKASFSLAGLEELNLPETGVCRLGGEGRGAFFEIKTQTPLRSPRKPKDAPRGVIVVLLTQALLDPKAPFGEAYKVSSACVGKALREGGYDMKNNSSRTAQSYVPAGSVWFVELGTNEAEAFVQQWHGKQLGDEQELGRGLIACGYWKK; from the coding sequence ATGAAAGAGATCCATTTTTCACCTATAGACACATGGTTTTTTAAAGAAGCACGCCCTATGGGTGGCTTTGGGGGCAGTGAATTTAGCTCTGTTTTTCCTCCGCCAGTTCGCACCCTTTTGGGCGCACTCCGCACCTATGCGGGGGATTTTCACGGGGTAAAATGGAGCGCATACCCACAAGAATACCCAAAACTCAAAGAGATTATGGGTGATGCTCATAGTCTAGGAAAACTACGATGTGGTGGCGTGTTTCCCTTGTTGGGCAAAAAGCGACTCTACCCAACGCCATTGCATCTTGTTTTTGTAGGCGAGGGAGAAAATCGCACCTTTTCGACCATGAAAATTGGCGAAGCCATAGAGTGCGATTTGGGCAAGGTGTGTTTGCCGACACTTCCAAAAACCCCAAAAGACGAGCCACGCTATAAGTCTGCTGCGGAGCTCAAAAGTTGGATAAAAGAAGAGGATTTGTTAGAGATTTTATCGGGAAATATACCAAATAACCTAAAGCTTATTGATGGAAAAGAGTTATTTGCCAATGAATCCCGTGTGGGCATTGCACGCGACAATAAAAAACGTGTTGTAAAAGAGGGCATGCTATACCAAACCCGCCATATTCGGCTAAAAGAAGATGTAAAAGCCTCTTTCTCTCTTGCGGGATTAGAAGAGCTAAATCTTCCTGAAACTGGCGTGTGTCGCTTAGGTGGTGAGGGACGAGGAGCGTTTTTTGAGATAAAAACACAAACACCGCTACGATCACCCCGAAAACCAAAAGATGCGCCAAGAGGTGTCATCGTTGTACTTCTAACCCAAGCCCTGCTTGACCCAAAAGCCCCCTTTGGAGAAGCTTATAAAGTAAGCAGTGCTTGCGTTGGTAAAGCCTTGCGTGAGGGAGGGTATGACATGAAAAACAATAGCTCTCGCACAGCCCAATCCTATGTGCCTGCTGGGAGTGTGTGGTTTGTGGAGTTAGGCACAAATGAGGCAGAGGCTTTTGTGCAACAGTGGCATGGAAAACAACTCGGTGATGAACAAGAACTTGGTCGTGGGCTTATCGCTTGCGGATACTGGAAAAAATAA